Proteins encoded in a region of the Podarcis muralis chromosome 6, rPodMur119.hap1.1, whole genome shotgun sequence genome:
- the LOC114598068 gene encoding uncharacterized protein LOC114598068 translates to MGKPRNTSGNVPSPPPAATAPKAAPAAPRSSASSRTVPASSRTQSAPAAKGHGGRQGVAEKPASATSPRGTGQSYQARSTSASGSEQGGTKSGRGARAKTPTVGARGGGKSPAAATEASVGPAACSPVPTQAASKTQGKAQGKASHFPSPLSAEKVAEIEKGTRGQRTNPEWYKQRANRITASIAPQIANSKFVNGKSSEIPQSYLKRVVESSSGVQTPAMSWGVRNEKKAVQAYEALKSSKVNKAVKVDDCGLFIDQRKPWLAASPDGIIKDADTGKELGVLEVKCPYKHRDRTVTEACKDKSFCLEKVGDSYSLKKNHQYYTQLQVQMGVTGLPKAELVVHTNKETAIAPVDFDPVFWETTTSKLEKFYVEAVVPCQEEKKSAAAWAKEE, encoded by the coding sequence ATGGGCAAGCCCAGGAATACCTCTGGCAATGTACCCTCTCCTCCACCTGCTGCCACGGCGCCAAAAGCAGCCCCGGCAGCCCCACGATCTTCTGCCTCATCCAGAACGGTACCTGCCAGCAGCAGAACTCAGAGTGCTCCTGCTGCGAAGGGTCATGGTGGCCGACAGGGGGTGGCTGAAAAGCCAGCCAGTGCCACAAGTCCGAGAGGAACAGGGCAAAGTTACCAGGCAAGGTCCACATCGGCATCCGGCAGCGAGCAAGGAGGCACAAAGAGCGGCCGTGGAGCAAGAGCAAAGACCCCCACAGTaggagcaagaggaggaggaaagtcccCTGCTGCAGCTACTGAAGCCTCTGTAGGTCCTGCTGCTTGCAGCCCAGTGCCGACACAGGCGGCTAGCAAAACTCAGGGCAAAGCCCAAGGTAAAGCGAGCCacttcccttcccctctctctgccgAAAAGGTTGCTGAAATAGAGAAAGGAACCCGGGGCCAGCGCACTAACCCTGAATGGTACAAGCAGCGTGCAAACCGCATCACAGCATCCATAGCTCCCCAGATAGCCAACAGCAAGTTTGTGAATGGCAAGAGCTCCGAGATTCCTCAGTCGTACCTGAAGCGTGTGGTGGAATCTTCTTCCGGCGTGCAGACCCCGGCCATGTCTTGGGGCGTCCGCAACGAGAAGAAAGCGGTGCAGGCGTACGAGGCCCTCAAGTCCAGCAAGGTTAACAAAGCGGTGAAGGTGGACGATTGCGGCCTCTTCATTGACCAAAGGAAACCCTGGCTGGCTGCCAGCCCCGACGGGATTATCAAAGACGCAGATACCGGGAAAGAGCTGGGGGTTCTGGAGGTCAAGTGTCCCTACAAACACAGAGATAGGACGGTGACGGAAGCTTGCAAGGACAAAAGCTTCTGTCTGGAGAAGGTGGGCGACTCCTACTCTCTGAAGAAGAACCACCAATATTACACGCAGTTGCAAGTCCAGATGGGCGTCACTGGCCTTCCAAAGGCAGAATTGGTGGTCCACACCAACAAAGAAACGGCGATTGCCCCTGTAGATTTCGACCCTGTTTTCTGGGAGACAACTACATCAAAATTGGAGAAGTTCTATGTGGAGGCCGTAGTCCCTTgccaggaggagaagaaaagtgctGCTGCCTGGGCTAAGGAAGAATGA